A genomic window from Cupriavidus basilensis includes:
- a CDS encoding sigma-54-dependent Fis family transcriptional regulator produces MTQSYALQHARRVSSVVDNASFHEAAAQARLFRSWTRSLNTFQLDPGNTSGPRVISAAELKDRRNRAEALLRFSSPVVERLHGIVGKAGYCVLVADADGALIDFRGQEDRRKEYRQHGLYHGRYFTEDAEGTSGVACVLADKEPITVHTEDHFRAAFTCLTCTAAPIISPAGELTGVLDVSAVRNSENRDSQELIYAWVCQAAEMIENAYLLHDTGHLWTLYLHRSQDYLSLHPELLIAFDDAGNIASMNRQTRSMLSRLYTAIPSNVQHLFDLNAGQVIDLNSGLEMFPLRLTRGGDRFFARLRPPRQALRTISLPPGHPAAGHAEPAARAIASDRLVTGDPQVSSHLARALQIIDRRIPVLLQGETGTGKEAFALAVHRGSLRAPQPFVAVNCAAIPDTLIESELFGYAEGAFTGAKRKGLKGKILQAHGGTLFLDEIGDMALPLQTRLLRVLAENELVPLGSEQSVRVDINLICATHRDLARMVSEGTFREDLYYRLTGAVFRLPPLRDRTDLGELVDFFLADEAQAHGTRSALSEEAMACIRRYRWPGNVRQLRMALRYACALAAAQGVIVAEDLPDYLRCPADAAPAAPQPANPPVTAQAFDSAGLRPGELLEREHIAQMLACHHWRVKETAKALGMSRATIYRKMARYGIVYPGSASLPGAPPLSQTDAQTDAQADEAD; encoded by the coding sequence ATGACGCAATCATATGCACTGCAACACGCACGACGCGTTTCATCCGTGGTCGACAATGCATCATTCCATGAAGCGGCGGCGCAGGCGCGCCTGTTTCGCTCCTGGACCCGCTCGCTCAATACCTTTCAGCTGGATCCGGGCAATACGTCAGGCCCGCGCGTCATCAGTGCGGCGGAGCTGAAAGACCGACGCAATCGCGCCGAGGCCCTGCTGCGCTTCTCGAGCCCGGTGGTGGAGCGCTTGCACGGCATCGTTGGCAAGGCGGGCTATTGCGTGCTGGTGGCCGACGCCGATGGCGCCCTGATCGATTTTCGTGGGCAGGAAGACCGGCGCAAGGAATATCGGCAGCACGGCCTGTATCACGGCCGCTATTTCACGGAGGACGCCGAGGGGACCAGCGGCGTGGCCTGCGTGCTGGCAGACAAGGAACCCATCACCGTCCACACCGAGGATCACTTCAGGGCAGCGTTCACCTGCCTGACCTGTACCGCCGCGCCCATCATCTCGCCAGCCGGCGAACTCACCGGCGTGCTGGACGTATCGGCCGTGCGAAACAGTGAAAACCGGGACTCGCAGGAACTGATCTACGCCTGGGTGTGCCAGGCGGCGGAGATGATCGAGAACGCCTACCTGCTCCACGATACCGGCCACTTGTGGACCCTGTACCTGCACCGCAGCCAGGACTACCTGAGCCTGCACCCCGAACTGCTGATTGCATTCGACGATGCCGGAAACATCGCATCGATGAACCGGCAGACGAGAAGCATGCTGAGCAGGCTATACACCGCGATTCCGTCGAACGTCCAGCATCTGTTCGATCTCAATGCCGGACAGGTCATCGACCTGAACAGCGGCCTGGAGATGTTCCCGTTGCGCCTGACCCGTGGCGGGGACCGCTTTTTCGCGAGACTTCGCCCGCCGCGCCAGGCCTTGCGCACGATATCGCTGCCGCCGGGACACCCGGCCGCCGGCCACGCCGAGCCGGCGGCCCGTGCCATCGCCAGCGATCGCCTGGTCACCGGCGACCCACAGGTCTCGTCGCATCTCGCCCGCGCGCTCCAGATCATCGACCGGCGCATTCCCGTGCTGCTGCAGGGCGAGACGGGAACAGGCAAGGAGGCATTCGCACTCGCCGTGCATCGCGGTTCGCTGCGCGCGCCGCAGCCGTTTGTCGCCGTAAACTGTGCGGCCATCCCGGATACGCTGATCGAAAGCGAGCTGTTCGGCTACGCGGAAGGCGCATTCACCGGCGCAAAGCGCAAGGGTCTCAAGGGAAAGATACTCCAGGCGCACGGCGGCACTTTGTTCCTGGACGAGATCGGCGACATGGCTTTGCCGCTGCAGACGAGGCTGCTGCGCGTGCTGGCTGAGAACGAGCTGGTGCCGCTGGGCTCCGAGCAATCGGTGCGGGTCGATATCAACCTGATCTGCGCCACCCACAGGGACCTTGCGCGCATGGTCTCCGAAGGCACTTTCCGGGAAGACCTCTACTATCGCCTGACTGGCGCCGTGTTCCGGCTGCCTCCCCTGCGCGATCGCACTGACCTGGGCGAGCTCGTCGACTTCTTCCTGGCGGATGAAGCCCAGGCGCACGGCACCCGGTCCGCGCTGTCCGAGGAGGCAATGGCATGCATCCGCCGCTATCGCTGGCCCGGCAACGTACGGCAACTGCGCATGGCATTACGCTACGCATGCGCGCTGGCCGCAGCCCAAGGCGTCATTGTCGCCGAAGATCTTCCCGACTACCTGCGCTGCCCGGCCGATGCCGCGCCAGCGGCGCCGCAGCCCGCGAACCCGCCAGTCACCGCGCAGGCATTCGACAGTGCCGGCCTGCGCCCCGGCGAGCTTCTCGAACGAGAGCACATCGCGCAGATGCTCGCCTGCCACCACTGGCGCGTCAAGGAAACCGCCAAGGCACTGGGCATGAGCCGCGCAACCATCTACCGCAAGATGGCCAGATACGGCATCGTCTACCCGGGTTCGGCATCCTTGCCTGGAGCGCCGCCCTTGTCTCAAACAGACGCTCAGACAGACGCTCAGGCGGACGAGGCGGACTGA
- a CDS encoding universal stress protein: MLRHLFVPVDPRDHDAKAALQAIALARSHGARISFRHAQDNGTRGQSQAREALIRADAAARAQGVASTFASLIAEHPARALLAAADQAGCDAIVLAHGAGDLAGPASPAKDILMHARMPVLSIGAACAPAPIAAIALLHNAYSRLATLLHAWLHLVETTQAAGAPIVAAPMLAAIDYVRQTLHPLQRRKEATLFRRLSQRSEALRAELDELSRQHLRQENLLEDLAVQVEQAAASACALTALAQVVELYAHLAWEYQGREEGVILPAARHYLTQADWDALHVALTQSFGHHAGTSPDAAFAQRLAGLAPGAPQGA, from the coding sequence ATGCTCCGCCATCTGTTCGTCCCTGTCGACCCTCGCGACCATGACGCCAAGGCAGCGCTGCAAGCGATCGCGCTGGCCCGCAGCCACGGAGCACGCATCAGTTTCCGGCATGCGCAGGACAACGGCACGCGCGGGCAGTCGCAGGCCCGCGAGGCGCTGATCCGGGCAGATGCGGCGGCACGTGCACAGGGGGTAGCGAGCACGTTCGCCAGTCTGATTGCAGAACATCCGGCGCGGGCCTTGCTGGCCGCGGCGGACCAGGCCGGTTGCGATGCGATTGTCCTCGCCCACGGCGCGGGGGATCTCGCCGGGCCAGCGTCACCTGCCAAGGACATACTGATGCATGCCCGCATGCCGGTGCTGTCGATCGGGGCTGCTTGCGCACCCGCGCCGATTGCGGCGATCGCTTTGCTGCACAACGCATACAGCCGCCTGGCCACATTGCTGCATGCCTGGCTGCACCTCGTCGAAACGACGCAGGCGGCGGGCGCGCCGATTGTCGCGGCTCCCATGCTCGCGGCCATCGATTATGTGCGCCAAACGCTTCATCCCCTGCAGCGGCGCAAGGAGGCCACGTTGTTTCGCCGCCTGAGCCAGCGCAGCGAGGCATTGCGCGCGGAACTGGACGAGCTGTCCCGCCAGCATTTGCGCCAGGAGAACCTGCTCGAAGACCTTGCCGTGCAGGTGGAGCAAGCTGCCGCCAGCGCGTGCGCGCTTACGGCACTGGCCCAGGTGGTCGAACTGTATGCCCACCTGGCATGGGAGTACCAGGGCCGCGAAGAAGGCGTGATATTGCCGGCGGCGCGCCACTACCTCACTCAGGCCGATTGGGATGCGCTGCATGTCGCACTGACCCAGAGCTTCGGTCATCACGCCGGGACGTCCCCCGATGCTGCCTTTGCGCAGCGACTGGCCGGGCTTGCCCCTGGCGCACCGCAGGGTGCCTGA
- a CDS encoding 2,3-butanediol dehydrogenase, with amino-acid sequence MKAAVWRGRHDVRVEEVRVPDKPAEGWVKIRVHWCGICGSDLHEYVAGPVFIPVDHPHPLTGLKGQCILGHEFSGEIAELGAGVTGFKVGERVTADACQHCGKCYYCTHGLYNICESLAFTGLMNNGAFAEYVNVPAELLYKLPENFPTEAGALIEPLAVGLHAVKKAGNIVGQTVVVVGAGTIGLCTIMCAKAAGAGRIIALEMSSARKKKALEVGANVVIDPKECDAIAQVKALTGGYGADVSFECIGNKATAKLAIDVIRKAGKCVMVGIFEEPSAFNFFEIVSTEKEIIGSLAYNGEFADVIRFIADGRIDVQPLITGRISLADIVSQGFEELVNNKDGNVKIIVQPVASLAA; translated from the coding sequence ATGAAGGCCGCCGTATGGCGGGGTCGCCACGATGTCCGCGTCGAGGAGGTACGCGTCCCGGACAAGCCCGCCGAAGGATGGGTAAAGATCCGCGTGCATTGGTGCGGCATCTGCGGGTCGGACCTGCATGAATATGTCGCGGGCCCGGTCTTTATCCCGGTCGACCACCCCCACCCGCTCACCGGTCTGAAGGGGCAATGCATCTTGGGCCACGAGTTCAGTGGCGAGATCGCGGAACTGGGCGCGGGCGTGACCGGTTTCAAGGTCGGCGAACGCGTCACCGCGGATGCCTGCCAGCATTGCGGAAAATGCTATTACTGCACCCATGGCCTGTACAACATCTGCGAGAGTCTCGCGTTCACCGGCCTGATGAACAACGGCGCATTCGCGGAATACGTCAACGTACCGGCGGAGCTGCTCTACAAGCTGCCGGAGAACTTCCCCACCGAGGCGGGGGCACTGATCGAACCGCTGGCGGTAGGGCTTCATGCCGTGAAGAAAGCCGGCAACATCGTCGGCCAGACGGTTGTGGTGGTTGGCGCCGGCACCATCGGCCTGTGCACGATCATGTGCGCGAAGGCGGCCGGCGCAGGCCGCATCATCGCGCTCGAAATGTCGTCGGCGCGCAAGAAGAAGGCGCTGGAGGTTGGCGCCAACGTCGTCATCGATCCCAAGGAATGCGACGCGATCGCGCAGGTCAAGGCACTGACCGGCGGCTATGGCGCGGATGTGTCCTTCGAGTGCATCGGCAACAAGGCCACGGCGAAGCTTGCCATCGACGTGATCCGCAAGGCCGGGAAATGCGTGATGGTGGGCATCTTCGAAGAGCCCAGCGCATTCAATTTCTTCGAGATCGTATCGACGGAGAAGGAAATCATCGGATCGCTCGCCTATAACGGCGAATTCGCCGACGTGATCCGCTTTATCGCCGATGGCCGCATCGACGTGCAGCCGCTCATCACCGGACGGATCTCCCTCGCCGACATTGTGTCGCAAGGCTTCGAAGAACTCGTCAACAACAAGGATGGCAACGTCAAGATCATCGTCCAGCCGGTTGCCAGCCTGGCAGCCTGA
- a CDS encoding LuxR C-terminal-related transcriptional regulator: MTNPYSGTGITASELLLKTSPPRAPRHLLARSRLRSDSERFRDRPVTIVQAPAGFGKTSLLIQWHREYIMRGSAVAWVSLDESNDPPRLLMSLTSAIRSGCGRAAFGARLLAGGRVTDAPLEGFTAWLAEVAHLALDVVLILDEAERLPDGSRDALIYLLNNLPSNLRIVVAARDGFDTVVERLGPYGQCVKVDTALLRFRLDETITLIGMHFEASVEADACARLHDVTEGWPLGLQLALAAATHAPDPVAAIDAFASSTAGMREHFVTALLARLSDADAGFLTRISIVELLHADLCRAMTGLPDAQERLQRLMRDTPLFVVSDQHGEWFRLHAMARDALRARLADLPAQELAGMHDRAMHWLADHGMTEAAARHALASGQRETAYNLAQRCLYEAATRGQLPAVLEWLEWLPESELDRHPRLRLAAAWALALSERHQQAEVQVRKILHHATPDDAMRYEIDLILSAAAYYADEPDRIAAFFDRWGEAPPVNDAWLRQAHANRLAVRALMAGEYAKARRYEQNAPRGDASLAYRYVIRWRDYIIGLGYLFEGQVLLAERTLRPALARADEELGRRHPFSCMIAGLLAAATYARDQIDEAAALLANRLDVLERGGTPDTVLLAYRTAARIAAARGVEHRALDLLETLYAVGIARNLPRLCVASLTEQLRLHSGRFRSETCRALLRRVDEIVADNAAPESAIQRRNLVLLQDLAHAYTCIAEQDWRAAQQQLMRAEAGAEAMKREVVRIEIMALRALAIDRCGEKSLTLLREAMNLLEAYGVTRGVRDIHPALADWARNIETESIGTQRPDPARPARAAVHLAAEAGADGPRAAPSMVLTPKERNVLELLARHLANKEIALAMGIGQETVKWHLKNLSAKLDAGTRKQIVRRAQLLGLLRDA, translated from the coding sequence ATGACAAATCCCTACAGTGGCACTGGCATCACAGCATCGGAACTGCTCCTCAAGACCAGTCCGCCCCGTGCGCCGCGCCACTTGCTGGCGCGCTCGCGCCTGCGCTCGGATAGCGAGCGGTTTCGTGACCGGCCCGTAACGATCGTGCAAGCGCCTGCCGGCTTCGGCAAGACATCGCTGCTGATCCAGTGGCACCGCGAATACATCATGCGCGGCAGCGCCGTTGCCTGGGTGTCGCTGGATGAGAGCAACGATCCCCCCCGGTTGCTGATGAGCCTGACGAGCGCGATTCGCTCCGGCTGCGGGCGCGCTGCGTTCGGCGCACGGCTGCTGGCAGGAGGAAGGGTGACCGACGCGCCGCTGGAGGGCTTCACGGCATGGCTGGCCGAGGTTGCCCACCTTGCACTGGATGTCGTGCTCATCCTGGATGAGGCCGAGCGGCTGCCGGACGGCAGCCGCGATGCGCTGATCTACCTGCTTAACAATTTGCCATCCAACCTGCGCATCGTGGTGGCGGCCCGTGACGGGTTCGACACGGTGGTTGAGCGGCTGGGACCGTATGGCCAGTGCGTGAAGGTTGATACCGCTTTGCTGCGTTTCCGCTTGGACGAGACGATCACGCTGATCGGCATGCACTTTGAGGCCAGCGTGGAGGCCGACGCCTGCGCCAGGCTGCACGACGTGACCGAGGGTTGGCCGCTTGGCTTGCAACTTGCGCTGGCGGCAGCCACCCATGCCCCGGATCCCGTTGCCGCCATCGATGCCTTCGCCAGCAGTACCGCAGGCATGCGAGAACACTTCGTTACAGCGCTGCTCGCCCGGCTCTCCGATGCGGATGCTGGATTCCTGACGCGCATCTCGATCGTGGAGTTGCTGCATGCGGATCTTTGCCGCGCCATGACGGGGTTGCCGGATGCGCAGGAACGATTGCAGCGTCTGATGCGTGACACGCCGCTGTTCGTCGTCTCGGACCAGCATGGCGAGTGGTTCCGCCTGCATGCGATGGCACGTGATGCGCTGCGCGCCCGGCTGGCGGACCTTCCGGCACAGGAACTCGCCGGGATGCACGATCGCGCGATGCACTGGCTTGCCGATCACGGCATGACCGAGGCTGCCGCGCGCCACGCGCTCGCCAGCGGCCAGCGCGAGACTGCCTACAACCTGGCGCAGCGCTGCCTGTATGAAGCCGCCACGCGCGGCCAGTTGCCCGCCGTGCTCGAATGGCTCGAATGGCTGCCCGAGTCCGAGCTCGACCGGCATCCACGCCTGCGCCTGGCCGCGGCATGGGCGCTGGCGCTGAGCGAGCGCCACCAGCAGGCCGAGGTGCAAGTGCGGAAAATCCTGCACCATGCGACGCCGGACGATGCCATGCGCTACGAGATCGACCTGATCCTGAGCGCCGCGGCCTACTACGCGGACGAGCCGGACCGCATTGCGGCGTTCTTCGATCGCTGGGGGGAGGCACCGCCCGTCAACGATGCATGGCTGCGGCAGGCGCACGCCAACCGCCTGGCCGTGCGTGCGCTGATGGCGGGGGAGTATGCCAAGGCGCGGCGTTACGAACAGAACGCACCGCGCGGCGACGCCAGTCTTGCCTACCGCTACGTGATCCGCTGGCGCGATTACATCATCGGGCTTGGGTACCTGTTCGAGGGACAGGTGTTATTGGCGGAGCGCACGCTGCGCCCGGCGCTGGCACGCGCCGACGAAGAGTTGGGCCGGCGCCACCCGTTTTCCTGCATGATCGCCGGCTTGCTGGCCGCCGCCACTTATGCGCGGGACCAGATAGACGAAGCGGCAGCGCTCCTGGCCAATCGCCTGGATGTCCTGGAGCGTGGCGGCACGCCAGACACGGTGCTGCTCGCTTACCGCACGGCGGCCCGCATCGCTGCCGCCAGGGGCGTTGAGCATCGCGCTCTCGACCTGCTCGAGACCCTGTATGCGGTGGGCATTGCCCGCAACCTGCCCAGGCTGTGCGTGGCCAGCCTGACAGAGCAGTTGCGGCTGCATAGCGGGCGTTTTCGCTCCGAGACGTGCCGGGCCCTGCTGCGGCGCGTTGATGAGATCGTCGCGGACAATGCCGCGCCCGAGTCTGCGATCCAGCGGCGCAACCTGGTCCTGCTCCAGGATCTGGCGCACGCCTACACGTGCATTGCCGAGCAAGACTGGCGCGCGGCGCAGCAGCAACTGATGCGAGCGGAGGCTGGGGCCGAGGCGATGAAGCGCGAGGTCGTGCGCATCGAAATCATGGCGCTGCGGGCGCTGGCCATTGACCGCTGCGGGGAGAAGAGCCTTACCTTGCTGCGTGAAGCCATGAACCTGCTGGAGGCGTACGGGGTGACGCGAGGCGTGCGCGACATCCATCCCGCGCTGGCGGACTGGGCTCGCAATATCGAGACGGAATCGATCGGTACGCAGCGTCCTGATCCTGCCAGGCCGGCACGTGCGGCGGTACACCTTGCTGCCGAGGCCGGCGCAGACGGGCCGCGCGCGGCGCCCAGCATGGTGCTGACGCCGAAAGAGCGCAATGTCCTGGAGTTGCTGGCCCGGCATCTTGCCAACAAGGAAATCGCGCTTGCCATGGGCATCGGTCAGGAGACGGTCAAGTGGCACCTGAAGAACCTGTCCGCCAAGCTGGATGCCGGCACCCGCAAGCAGATCGTGCGCCGGGCGCAGTTGCTGGGCTTGTTGCGCGACGCATAG
- a CDS encoding MATE family efflux transporter yields MPASHWHRRVLALACPIILANLTQPILGAVDTAVAGHLPDPAYLGGVAAGGLFFSFVFWGFGFLRMGTTGLVAQAYGARDGAALRATLARALMLATVIGLGVLAVQMPLIHGALGLIGGSDTLQHHARAYSHARIWAAPFALCNYVVLGYLLGCQRVRLGLLIQLFINAVNIAAVLLYVYVFDWSIAGIGAATATADACGFMLGAALLWRLRPHGLAPLRWAVVADAHELKRLVALNRDIFIRTLCLVASFGWFAHAGARQGDVILAANALLLNFQTFMAYALDGFAHAAEALVGAAIGTRDRHAFRRAVRVTMIWGAVGALCFSLVYASAGAWIIACLTDQRTVHDAAVRYLPWAVALPLVSVWGFLLDGVFIGATSTRDLMHSMALSFAAFMVAALALAGPFGNDGLWAALLLFMAARGVTLARVFPRIEASRLA; encoded by the coding sequence CTGCCCGCTTCGCACTGGCACCGCCGCGTGCTGGCGCTGGCGTGCCCGATCATCCTGGCCAACCTGACCCAGCCGATCCTGGGTGCGGTCGATACCGCCGTTGCCGGCCACCTGCCGGACCCGGCCTACCTGGGCGGCGTGGCCGCCGGCGGCCTGTTCTTCAGCTTCGTGTTCTGGGGCTTCGGGTTCCTGCGCATGGGTACCACCGGCCTCGTCGCGCAAGCGTATGGCGCCCGGGACGGCGCGGCATTGCGCGCCACGCTGGCACGCGCCCTGATGCTGGCCACCGTCATCGGGCTCGGCGTGCTGGCCGTACAGATGCCCTTGATCCACGGCGCGCTGGGCCTGATCGGCGGCAGCGACACACTCCAGCACCACGCGCGGGCCTACAGCCATGCGCGGATCTGGGCGGCGCCTTTTGCCTTGTGCAATTACGTGGTGCTCGGCTACCTGCTGGGCTGCCAGCGCGTGCGGCTGGGCCTGCTCATCCAGCTCTTCATCAACGCGGTGAACATTGCCGCGGTACTGCTCTACGTTTATGTATTCGACTGGAGCATCGCGGGGATCGGCGCTGCCACCGCCACCGCCGATGCGTGCGGCTTCATGCTGGGCGCCGCCCTGCTCTGGCGGCTGCGCCCGCACGGCCTGGCGCCCCTGCGCTGGGCGGTGGTCGCCGATGCGCACGAACTGAAGCGGCTGGTCGCCCTCAACCGCGACATCTTCATCCGCACGCTGTGCCTGGTGGCCAGCTTCGGCTGGTTCGCCCATGCGGGCGCCCGGCAAGGCGACGTGATCCTGGCGGCCAACGCGCTGCTGCTCAACTTCCAGACCTTCATGGCGTACGCGCTCGATGGCTTCGCGCATGCGGCCGAGGCGCTGGTGGGCGCCGCCATCGGCACCCGGGACCGGCACGCCTTCCGCCGCGCGGTCCGCGTCACGATGATCTGGGGGGCAGTGGGCGCGCTGTGCTTCTCCCTGGTGTATGCCAGCGCCGGAGCATGGATCATCGCCTGCCTGACCGACCAGCGCACGGTCCACGACGCGGCGGTGCGCTACCTGCCGTGGGCGGTTGCCCTGCCGCTGGTTTCCGTGTGGGGCTTCCTGCTCGATGGCGTGTTCATCGGCGCCACCAGCACGCGCGACCTGATGCACTCGATGGCCTTGTCGTTCGCGGCGTTCATGGTGGCGGCGCTTGCGCTGGCCGGCCCGTTCGGCAACGATGGCTTATGGGCGGCGCTGCTGCTGTTCATGGCCGCGCGCGGCGTCACGCTGGCGCGGGTGTTCCCGCGCATCGAGGCCAGCCGCCTGGCGTGA
- a CDS encoding hydantoinase/carbamoylase family amidase — translation MEILELKPVAEQLFKDMRELSFDGVGVTRDSYGAGETAAASYLRDFALRHGLQAQADRAANLVLRLPQADTGAPATWVGSHLDSVPQGGNFDGLAGIVAGLLCQFRQKRSGRHSRVPLQVVGFRGEESAWFGKAYMGSGALLGKLSADDLALAHRHSGASLAACMTAAGADVEAIRAQAPLLDKAKVHAYLELHIEQGPVMVARGLPVAVVPGIRGNVRHNRIQCIGEAGHSGAVPRWLRKDAMFAVADLITRLDEHWRVLLERGIDLVVTTGVVSTSPAEHSISRIPGMVSFSFEARSKSEETLEGFHQLLRTECKAISRDRGVRFAFDRRIESAPATMDGRLCALLTQACRQRDLPVEPVPSGAGHDASLFANAGIPTGMLFVRNENGSHNPHEAMDIDDFLLGVQVLDDTIASL, via the coding sequence ATGGAAATTCTGGAACTCAAGCCGGTCGCCGAACAGCTCTTCAAGGACATGCGCGAGCTGTCGTTCGATGGCGTTGGCGTGACCCGCGACAGCTACGGCGCGGGCGAAACCGCGGCGGCCAGCTACCTGCGGGACTTCGCGCTGCGCCACGGCCTGCAAGCGCAGGCCGACCGCGCCGCCAATCTCGTCTTGCGCCTGCCGCAAGCCGACACGGGCGCGCCAGCGACGTGGGTCGGCTCCCACCTGGACTCCGTCCCGCAAGGCGGCAACTTCGACGGGCTGGCGGGGATCGTCGCTGGCCTGCTCTGCCAGTTCCGGCAAAAGCGGTCCGGCCGGCACTCGCGCGTGCCGCTGCAGGTGGTGGGCTTCCGGGGCGAGGAAAGTGCCTGGTTCGGCAAGGCGTACATGGGTTCGGGCGCGCTGCTGGGCAAGCTCAGCGCCGACGACCTGGCGCTGGCGCACCGGCATTCCGGCGCGTCGCTGGCGGCCTGCATGACCGCCGCCGGCGCCGATGTCGAGGCGATCCGCGCGCAGGCGCCGCTGCTCGACAAAGCCAAAGTCCATGCCTACCTGGAACTGCATATCGAGCAAGGCCCGGTGATGGTCGCGCGCGGCTTGCCGGTGGCGGTGGTGCCCGGCATCCGCGGCAATGTGCGGCACAACCGGATCCAGTGCATCGGCGAGGCCGGGCACTCCGGCGCGGTGCCACGATGGCTGCGCAAGGACGCCATGTTTGCCGTGGCCGACCTGATCACGCGGCTGGACGAGCACTGGCGCGTGCTGCTGGAGCGCGGTATCGACCTGGTCGTCACCACTGGCGTGGTCAGCACCAGCCCGGCGGAGCATTCGATCTCCCGCATCCCCGGCATGGTGAGCTTCAGCTTCGAAGCGCGCAGCAAGAGCGAGGAAACGCTGGAAGGCTTCCATCAACTGCTGCGCACGGAATGCAAGGCGATCTCGCGCGATCGCGGCGTGCGGTTCGCGTTCGACCGCCGCATCGAATCGGCCCCGGCCACCATGGACGGCAGGCTCTGTGCGCTGCTCACGCAGGCATGCCGGCAACGTGACCTCCCGGTTGAGCCGGTGCCAAGCGGCGCGGGGCACGATGCCTCGCTGTTCGCCAACGCCGGCATCCCCACCGGCATGCTCTTCGTGCGCAACGAAAACGGCTCGCACAACCCGCACGAGGCCATGGACATCGATGATTTCCTGCTCGGCGTGCAGGTGCTGGACGACACCATCGCGAGCCTCTGA